The genomic stretch aatccgcttttgatattcaatattcaatagTATATTTTGTATCGCGACTAACCTGCTGGCAACATctgttgaaattaatatagatctattttttgctttaaatttcGTTAGTGCAGCGATTCTTTTGTTTTGTGACATTTGCCCATGCAGGGGAACTGCCGTAAATCCTAAGTTACGCAATAATAGAGCGGTTCTCACGGTATTATTGCATGTTCCGCAAAATATCATGAAACTATTACCTGCTAATTCATTCAAGATATGCACCAGGTATACATCCTGTCAATACAAAAtcgtttaatatttgtaagattatatatataatttttatagatatattttgcatgccaacagttattttatgattaataatcgtGCTGTTATATTTGTTGTTGATTATCACCTTGAATTTCACtggaataaatacataatattgttGCAGCTTTTCCACAGTTTGATATTTGGTGGACACCTCAACTTTAACGGGATTTCGCAAAGACGCACGTTGCAGCTTTTGTACCTTCTTTGTCATGGTTGCGGAGAATAATAATGTCCTCCTTTCCCGCGGTATCACTCTGAGAATCTTATCAACCTCTACCTCAAAATCCATGTTCAAAATACGATCTGCTTCATCCATAACcttgtgaaaaagaaagaggaaagattagaattaatctttaatttaataatccttGAAATAAATCATGTGTTGTATATGTGATTAccagaaattttaattgtcgTAAATTAAAGCCCTTTGTATTTTCCAAGTGATCAACTAATCTACCAGGTGTAGCAATGATGATATGAGGTTTTTTCTCCAATAGTAATCCCTGTGCATGCATGTCCATTCCACCTACTATCACTACACATTTTACACCTATGCTGGaacctgaaaaaaatatagtataagtTAGatcttttaacaaaataaattttttaagtttagataaaataagagTTATTCTTACCCAGTGCTTCAAATTGTTCTGAAATCTGGAAAGCCAATTCCCTTGTAGGTGTCAGTACAAGTGCAAAATATCTTTGAGGATTCTCCAATAATGCTTGTAATATAGGTAATGCAAAAGCAGCAGTCTTTCCCGATCCAGTTTCTGCTAATCCTATTACATCCTTGCCTATCAATTTCCAAACAAAtgcatcaatattatattgcttttttagaatttaattgtaattgtaattgtattaattgtaattcttAAAATCACCTTGAAGTATCAAAGGAATAGCTTCTTGTTGAACCTTGGTAGGttctttccattttaattgaatgcatGTACAACACAGTGTGTCCACAAGCCCCTATTTGATAACCatcacttattttttattacataaagataTGTTACTtagggccaatttcaccatCTTCTTTAGATTAACCAACGGCAGGGTagcaactgaaatgataagaatgcttggttttTATTCACCTCTATTTTTtgttgccaccctgctgattttaaccgtcggttaacttaaccaaaggtggtgaaattggcccttatacagatatatttatatatctaataaacaagacatatgaaattaaatgtacatAAGAAATTGTAAAGACTGAAATGCATATCAGACTAttcattaagattaaaaaaaaaaattaaaaattgaaatgtgatcaatcaagataaagaaattttagcttattttaattagtcaAATTCCAATCTTTAATCTTGAATGCATAGTTTGATACAGGCTTAATTTCTTCCATATTCTAATTtccgattaataataatttctttcaaatgtgTAAAGATATCTTCttcataacaatatatatataaagatatattcttgataacaatatgtaaaatttcattagGGGTTATATACGATTAATAAATGTGGTTCAATATTTACTAGTGCTTTCCATTCATCCATTGCAgtgtagaaatataataaaaatagacacTCGCTACAACACTATCGATTTTTGGCTACgagtttttctcttaaaatgttttcaagtttttttcttcttcttgttTCCAACCTATTAATTCTTCCTTTTTGGATTGCACATGGGCAACTGAGGGCAGTAGACTAACAGGCTTCGATTTTCGCGCATGCGCGATATAATGATAACAGCCACACAGTTTTATATTTcgtgtttctaattaattttttaaaagttttgggaattttttttacttacagaattaaaagatttagttGAATTTTGTAGAATTTAACGTTATGTCTGCcattatagatttatagataaaagtaaatcaatatagaatttataattatataatttacatattaaatatgttagataacatttattaaataaaatagaatataaagaaatctttgaaaaaaatataatatactttattttattattagccaAAGATTAATTCatgtttattacatatagataattctgagaaaatatatgattaataaaagatatgaaatgtaagatataaaaaataattttctaatttatataaatattagtttttaaaatatttataaatatggagtttatacatatataaagactTAGTATGATTAAACACGTTCAACTTAtttacaaatgtttttattagatttaatatatatatcatatgttttAATGAACTAttaagcaaaagaaaaattaataaaatatgtatcttcAGGTCGTATTTAATCCAAACCTTCTTTCTTCTCCTTGATTGCCTcctaaaaaacaaattataatcagtaatatataaattgtttttatattttatattataaatgcttACTTTAAAACGTTCCTCAAACAGTGAAAGTTCCGAAATCAAGTCGGTGATGGCATGCATAAATGCTTCGTGTGGAGTATAATCTGATGTTGTTTGTATTCTAATAACAAACTTGTGTTCCAGTGGATGAGGAACTTTGTATCCAGCAAATAATACTTGAGGATCTTTTAGTAATTGactataaattcaaaaacaattattaattaactatacatataaaaatagaataaaatatgtaacacTTATATGCTTACTTCCGAATCATATTCCCCAAAGTATGATCCTCTTTGttgattgtaaaaattgcagCATTTGGCACTTTGGTATCTTGTTCCTTTATTATCCTGTAACAAACAtgcagaattaaatatatagaattagactcaattatttatattctcaaaaCGAGGTTAGAgccaaaaacaaatattagaatatactttttttctccttcataTAGCAAAAATGACTCGAAAGTCGGAGGTGCATTCATCTCGCCTTGTAAATTCTTcctttttacagatttttttcagatagtGACAGATAAGTGACAGTATCCACAatcttgttaattataataaattcttcttaTACTTATACatcaaattattgtaaattattaaaagcacCATAGACTACATTTATACAtcactttttttcaattgggTTTATAACATCCGTAGTTCTAAAATGGGCCAGTCacaatttttctaaagacTGAAACGACCGTGATTCGCAGGATCATTCAAATTcctagaagaagaagaagatcgTGATTGGACAACTctagagacagaaagagacagaaagcATATATCAGTCCTCTTCTACCATCCAAAGTTCCAAGCTCACATATACAGAGTGAGTGTGTGTCGCGTTATCCCCTCCATCAGGGTTGCATGTTGCGCATAGATGAGATATAAGATTTCTCGCGTCTCGCTCTCGCTTTTGGCATCACCAGTGACGCGTTGTTACGTTACGCGTCGCTCTCCGGCGAAGCACTCGGCTGAGCACTTTGTCGGAACGGTGCCGCAAAGTAGTTGTCAAAATGGCGGCGTTGGAAGGCGTGAATCCGAATTGCGAGGTGGTTCGCGGTCAAACATTCGAGGTCGGACCGCGCTACACGAATCTGTCATACATGGGCGAGGGTGCCTACGGCATGGTCGTGTAAGTATTTCATTATCCGAGTGTGCCGATTTACCCTGTTCCGCGTTCAGCGGCCGATTTTTCCGGGGCCGTCATCTGACAGACGATAGCCCGAGATAAACATTGAATGCGATAATGCGACGCGCATTTCGGCGATAATTGCATCGCGATTAGCGACAGTTTTGCGGTGACATTTTCGCATAGGTTGTCGACAGATTTGACAAACGTGGCCGCGACAAAAATCCGCTGATCGCGAGTACATGCACCACACATCTGTGCGCCGCTCGCAtcgcacatatatacacacatacacacgcagcacgtatatatgtataccttCATTTTGTACCGCCACTTTGGAACACATGTCACGCCCCTTTCACTGTGTTTTTCTCACTCATCTATTGTTTCTGTTACTTTTGTATccgccctctctctctttctttctctctctctctctctctctctctttctctctctctcttttagctTCTTTTCCATCGTTCTTTTTCCTTATCGTCTTTATATTTCCTTGCGTTTTTCCCCTCCCCCGTATTAATAAGTGCTGATAAGatgaaattgcaatttactaatcttatcatttttatcgatgTGCTATCTAACACGTACGCAATCACATAGCAAATCGCGATTACGTGGAAAACAAATGTTTACGCATAAAACCTGTATCTTATACTACATTGAAGATTCAagattgaagattaaaaagattggaaaatgattagaataataatttaattataaataaaaagaattagaataaaaaaagctaaaaaatttctttactttGATTGGTCAAATCTCCATCAATATCAATCTTTAATGCATAGTCTGATACGGGCTTAACACTTTTTCTGCTGGCGTAGATATTATCCTtgtatctcttttatatttttattacagttattattGTAACACGCACACACTCGCACGCATACGCAACGCAAGCCAAGAAACTGACGGTAGTCTTGCGCGGCAAAaactttagaaataaaaaaattaacaatactttcttttactttaacgatatattttttgataaatttggaattagttttttgatatttacaatgttgaattaatattgttgtTGAATCAGTATCAaagtattgataatttttaaaataatagttgcccgcgacattttaaatttatgaattaataatataaaagaaaaatttcttatcgcatctttttatttaattattttttaacgttttgTATTGCCCCATTATATTGCATTGGATACGCATACATTAGTGAtcggaattttaaattaaattggaaaaaatggagaaaatgTAAAGTGAAagcgttattttttaatgagagcGCTATTACTTAAGTCAGccgaaaaatttttgattgtaatTCTATCTggatagttatataaaattgaataaattccACGTGTTCTATGTCAAAATTACATGTCACATTGCAACACCTTCAAAGATACATATTTCTCTATAGGTAGAGCTTGCTTAGGAATGCCAAGTTTCTCAATGATAAtggaaaagataaatttattcgtaggtttgtttaatatgaaaatgcaaatagaaagtttttttattaaatattttattatttttattaatattattaatattataataatttattaatattataatattattatttttattaatttcttattagcgaataaataaattttaggagTTCACAAATGAAAATCTATTGCAATTAGACTCCTATCTCTCGGAATGTATCTGCGAATCACAGTCATTCCATTCTTCAGAAGAATAGTCGTGATTGATCAATTGTAAAACTACGGATGTTATTAAACCCAATTAAGGATGGCGCGTAAACGTAGACATACTCGAATAAAGGAtgcggaaaaagaaagaatagtattttattatatgaagttGTACTATATTCTGTAATGAAAGATTATCatgcaaaatgtatatactttgtttcatgtttttatctgaaaacaaatattatttctgctTTTATTAAACGCTCTGCTTCCATTAAGAAAAGTggatttcttttattcaaataatccGAAGTAAATAATTGCGGTGAATATATCAtggaataatatgaatataattgtaaagaatCAAGCGCGTTAAAAGAActctgataaataataaatgcgaataatctttataacatTATCTTATAGATCTGCCTACGACAATGTAACCAAAACGAAAgtagctattaaaaaaatttctccgtTCGAGCATCAAACATATAGTCAGAGGActttgagagaaataaaaattcttacgaGGTTTAAGCATGAAAATGTAAGTTAacgtgaataatttaataatgatttaataacgtgatattttttaatgacattattattattaactattatttttgcaatagataatagatataagagatatattaaGAGCACCTAATTTAGAGCAAATGAAAGACGTATATATCGTTCAATGTCTAATGGAAACTGATCTCTATAAATTACTGAAAACACAAGTAAGTAATCCGCATATATCCGCAATACTGGCTTGAATCTGctagagaggaagaaaagcgATGTAAGTTCGTGAGAAATAAATGCCCgaataaaatttctgttttcaGGCTATTAGTAATGATCACATATGTTATTTTCTGTACCAAATATTGCGAGGACTGAAGTATATACACTCGGCAAACGTGTTACACAGAGATTTAAAACCGAGCAATCTGCTGTTGAATACCACTTGTGACCTTAAGATATGCGATTTTGGTTTAGCGAGGGTTGCGGATCCGGAGCACAATCACGCGGGTTTCCTTACGGAGTATGTGGCCACAAGATGGTATAGAGCTCCGGAAATCATGCTTAATTCTAAGGTAGGCAATTTTTCTAAACGAAATCATtacttaaaagataaaaatttatacataaaaaaagaaaaaaatataattttattactataatataattctcttcATTCAGGGCTATACAAAGTCCATAGACATTTGGTCGGTTGGTTGTATCTTGGCGGAAATGCTCTCGAGACGAGCGATATTCCCTGGCAAACATTATCTGGATCAATTAAATCACATCCTTGGTGTCCTCGGATCGCCTTCGCCGGAGGATCTCGAATGCATCATAAATGAGAAAGTACTAGATTACGCCTACGTTTATATCTCTTTGTATTTCATCAAAATCTAATCTTGCAAATGCATTATGCAATATGATTCGCTCATATATACTCATTGCTTTgcattttgttcaaaattcaaattaaaccGCTTTGATTTCAGGCACGCAATTACCTGCAGTCTTTGCCGTATAAGCCAAAAGTAGCGTGGACAAGTCTTTTCCCCAATGCTGATCCAAGAGCTTTGGATCTTTTGGACAAAATGCTAACGTTCAATCCCAATAAACGCATCGTGGTGGAAGACGCGTTAGCGCATCCCTATTTGGAGCAATATTATGATCCTGCCGATGAGGTAAGCTCTATTCGCCGTAAGATTGCGATTACGGGATGTTATTattgtaacaatttatattcaaaatgaatataaatttccttTAGCCTGTAGCAGAGGAACCATTTAAATTTGACATGGAGCTGGATGATCTCCCAAAAGAAGTATTAAAAcagtatatttttgaagaaaccttattatttcaaaagaatCATCAAGAAAATGCTATGTAGTCGATTGGTGAGTTTAGTGCTTCTTTTGAATTGTCGATTTCATCGATCTGTTGATAATCGAGTCctcttctccttttttctctcagGCACATTGACGGAATTTCAATAACGGATAAGCATGATAACTAACGGAAAAAGAATAAGCAGAACAGCGGAATTGATATAAAGAAAGCGTACTTTTAATTCGCCGCTTTATCGCTGCTCTAATTAATGACGAGACATAAGTGCTATGATTGACGAAAGATATAGTTCAGCGATCAACGAACGATTAATTGAACCGATTAATCGGGTGAGTGAAGCAATCGTACATACGCTTGTACATTCGCATGTTCTTACcagaagaaagagaatatagtGTTTCTTACGTTATACCGAACATAGcataatatttcacaattggtacaatatgtatttttatttatatcatcgcCGTATCGTACTGCACCGTACCGTACCGTCTATCTGTGATTTAATTGTGAATTGCGAGCGTGACGAAATGTAACACGCGACatattttgtctttatatTATCGTTCTCTTTATGGAATTATCTTATCCCTTTCCGGAAGCCGGAAATAGTTGCGATTATATCGCGTAATTGTACGGCATAATCAGGGCAATACACATTCGACCTTTCGTGCCTCGATGCGAAGGTCCTGATTTAGATATTGGATTCAACTCTATAAACGTTTATTCCAGATCGAGATTCGGACGCTTATAGCGTATATTCGTGTAAAATTCATCTCGTATGATGTTCTTTGTCTCATGTGTGTACGTATGACTGTGTGTACACGTGTGTGTGGCAGAATTCCTTTTGGTATTTAATCTGTCCGTGATAGTCAACCATTATAGCCAGTACGCGACGTATAGGCGCCACTATAATTGAGCGTACGAGAggttaatagaatataattgatgTGTTGAAAAGAATCgtgatctctttttctctcgttctctctctctctctctctctctctctctctctttttcgtgtGACTCACAGTACATTGACAGTAACGATGGTGCccaaataataagatatgaataaagcgataattaaaataactttgaaaagaaatcctcaaattaatatttctgtcaTTCAGAGGTCCTGAAAATCTTATGGAATATGAACCTCACTTAAGTTCAAAACCTTCTAAAGttgatattacaatttaaaaatttatccgcGATAAAGTCAATCTGAATTACTAGAAATCGAGTTctgattttgatattttcattcaGTTTTATCGAATCCACAGAAAGAATTTCCCCCGGTTG from Cataglyphis hispanica isolate Lineage 1 chromosome 11, ULB_Chis1_1.0, whole genome shotgun sequence encodes the following:
- the LOC126853027 gene encoding probable ATP-dependent RNA helicase DDX47; the encoded protein is MDEWKALGLVDTLCCTCIQLKWKEPTKVQQEAIPLILQGKDVIGLAETGSGKTAAFALPILQALLENPQRYFALVLTPTRELAFQISEQFEALGSSIGVKCVVIVGGMDMHAQGLLLEKKPHIIIATPGRLVDHLENTKGFNLRQLKFLVMDEADRILNMDFEVEVDKILRVIPRERRTLLFSATMTKKVQKLQRASLRNPVKVEVSTKYQTVEKLQQYYVFIPVKFKDVYLVHILNELAGNSFMIFCGTCNNTVRTALLLRNLGFTAVPLHGQMSQNKRIAALTKFKAKNRSILISTDVASRGLDIPHVDIVINFDIPTHSKDYIHRVGRTARAGRSGRSITFVTQYDVELYQRIEQLISKQLPLYPTEEEEVMLLQERVSEAQRIVKMDMKNIEENKKSGKRKHGGNNEDDDTEQSLGVRKRMKTKSKRK
- the LOC126853029 gene encoding DNA-directed RNA polymerase II subunit RPB11 produces the protein MNAPPTFESFLLYEGEKKIIKEQDTKVPNAAIFTINKEDHTLGNMIRNQLLKDPQVLFAGYKVPHPLEHKFVIRIQTTSDYTPHEAFMHAITDLISELSLFEERFKEAIKEKKEGLD
- the LOC126853028 gene encoding mitogen-activated protein kinase 1 encodes the protein MAALEGVNPNCEVVRGQTFEVGPRYTNLSYMGEGAYGMVVSAYDNVTKTKVAIKKISPFEHQTYSQRTLREIKILTRFKHENIIDIRDILRAPNLEQMKDVYIVQCLMETDLYKLLKTQAISNDHICYFLYQILRGLKYIHSANVLHRDLKPSNLLLNTTCDLKICDFGLARVADPEHNHAGFLTEYVATRWYRAPEIMLNSKGYTKSIDIWSVGCILAEMLSRRAIFPGKHYLDQLNHILGVLGSPSPEDLECIINEKARNYLQSLPYKPKVAWTSLFPNADPRALDLLDKMLTFNPNKRIVVEDALAHPYLEQYYDPADEPVAEEPFKFDMELDDLPKEVLKQYIFEETLLFQKNHQENAM